One window from the genome of Leptolyngbya sp. 'hensonii' encodes:
- a CDS encoding esterase-like activity of phytase family protein gives MLLLPLLLLLTGLMTGCAIPRVSAEARLFLDLSLEFLGEYRIPQITYEGTRVGGLSAITYDRQRDRFYALSDDRSTQAPARFYTLKADLTDFTRPQPRKSPPVFSLDVESVTLLKQENGEAFARGTIDPEGIALSPQATVFVSSEGVAAAGVPPAIQEFDLETGTWRQRLPIPNRYLPRQDKGETSGVQDNLGWEALTINPGSYGSRRLEPFRVFVATESALAQDGGGSDLTTPARWLHYLVGDGPPVLISEHLYPIEPPPPGGEINGLTEILALDQGGHFLSLERSYGAAVGASARIYQVATGGATDISGMTSLKGGGTGIQPIRKQLLLDLKDLERRLDNLEGFTIGPRLADGSDSLLVISDDNFSRAQVNQVLLFRLRKRQG, from the coding sequence GTGTTACTCTTGCCGCTGCTGTTGCTGCTGACCGGATTAATGACGGGATGTGCTATTCCCCGAGTCTCTGCGGAAGCAAGGCTGTTCCTGGACCTTTCCCTGGAATTTCTGGGGGAATACCGCATTCCCCAGATTACCTACGAGGGCACGAGGGTTGGGGGCCTGTCTGCCATTACCTACGATCGGCAACGCGATCGCTTCTATGCCCTGTCCGACGATCGCAGCACCCAGGCTCCCGCCCGTTTCTACACACTCAAGGCTGACCTGACCGACTTCACCCGTCCTCAGCCCCGGAAGTCGCCCCCTGTTTTTTCTCTGGACGTGGAGAGCGTCACCCTCCTCAAGCAGGAAAATGGGGAGGCTTTTGCCAGGGGCACGATCGACCCGGAAGGGATTGCCCTTTCCCCCCAGGCTACGGTCTTCGTCAGCAGCGAGGGGGTGGCTGCGGCTGGCGTTCCTCCCGCCATCCAGGAGTTCGATTTGGAAACAGGGACCTGGCGACAACGCTTACCCATCCCCAATCGCTACCTTCCCAGGCAGGATAAAGGGGAAACCAGCGGGGTGCAGGACAATCTGGGCTGGGAAGCCCTAACGATCAATCCGGGCAGCTATGGCTCCCGCCGCCTGGAGCCCTTTCGGGTGTTTGTAGCCACAGAATCTGCCCTGGCCCAGGATGGGGGTGGGTCCGATCTGACAACCCCAGCTCGCTGGCTGCATTACCTGGTTGGGGATGGCCCCCCGGTTTTGATTTCTGAGCATCTGTACCCGATCGAGCCCCCACCCCCTGGTGGAGAGATCAATGGCCTGACCGAAATTCTGGCCCTCGACCAAGGGGGGCATTTCCTCAGCCTGGAGCGCTCCTACGGGGCGGCGGTGGGTGCCAGTGCCCGCATCTATCAGGTGGCCACTGGGGGCGCGACCGATATTTCTGGGATGACCAGTTTGAAGGGGGGTGGGACTGGTATTCAGCCTATTCGCAAACAGTTGCTCCTAGATCTCAAGGATCTGGAGCGGCGGCTGGATAATCTGGAGGGATTCACGATCGGGCCTCGACTGGCCGATGGCTCCGATAGCCTGCTGGTGATCAGCGACGACAACTTTAGCCGGGCTCAGGTGAACCAGGTTTTGTTGTTCCGCTTACGGAAACGGCAAGGATAA
- a CDS encoding chromophore lyase CpcT/CpeT, with protein sequence MTSSTNLSALVRWMAADFSNQAQAFENPPFYAHIRVCMRPLPPDLLSGASLFLEQAYDYMLNQPYRLRVLKFQVQDDQILLENYTVRDEQEFYGASRNPQALASLTADRIEKMSGCDMNVTWTGKSFKGVVVPGKSCIVVRQGKTTYLDNAFEVDGDKLISIDVGRDPETDEQVWGSIAGPFEFVRWNSFADEVMV encoded by the coding sequence ATGACCTCCTCAACCAATCTCAGTGCCCTGGTCCGCTGGATGGCAGCAGATTTCAGTAATCAGGCCCAGGCTTTTGAAAACCCTCCTTTCTACGCCCACATTCGAGTCTGCATGCGCCCCCTGCCGCCAGACCTCCTTTCCGGAGCCAGCCTTTTTTTAGAACAGGCTTACGATTACATGCTGAATCAGCCCTATCGGTTGCGGGTTCTCAAGTTTCAAGTGCAGGATGACCAGATTCTGCTGGAGAACTATACCGTCCGGGATGAGCAGGAGTTTTATGGAGCAAGCCGCAACCCCCAGGCCTTGGCCAGCTTAACTGCCGATCGAATTGAAAAAATGTCGGGTTGCGACATGAACGTAACCTGGACTGGGAAGAGCTTCAAAGGGGTGGTTGTTCCTGGTAAGTCCTGTATTGTGGTTCGCCAGGGCAAAACGACCTACCTGGACAATGCCTTTGAAGTGGATGGAGATAAGCTGATCAGTATTGATGTCGGGCGTGACCCAGAAACCGATGAACAGGTCTGGGGGTCTATTGCAGGTCCCTTTGAATTTGTGCGTTGGAACAGTTTTGCGGATGAAGTTATGGTGTAA
- a CDS encoding UDP-sulfoquinovose synthase, whose protein sequence is MKVLVIGGDGYCGWATALYLSNRGYEVGILDSLVRRHWDMELCIETLTPIAPIQQRLQRWNDLTGKSIDLFVGDITNYEFLSKALHQFEPEAIVHFGEQRSAPFSMIDRGHAVLTQVNNVVGTLNLLYAMKEDFPNCHLVKLGTMGEYGTPNIDIEEGYITIEHNGRKDTLPYPKQPGSMYHLSKVHDSHNIHFACRIWGLRATDLNQGVVYGVLTEETGMDELLINRLDYDGIFGTALNRFCIQAAIGHPLTVYGKGGQTRGFLDIRDTVRCIELAIMNPAEPGEFRVFNQFTEQFSVGDLALMVQKAGTTLGLKVDVNHLANPRVEKEEHYFNAKNTNLLDLGLEPHFLSEALLDSLLNFAVKYKDRVDHKEILPKVTWK, encoded by the coding sequence ATGAAAGTTCTCGTTATTGGCGGTGATGGTTACTGCGGTTGGGCAACAGCGCTGTACCTTTCGAATCGGGGTTATGAGGTTGGCATTCTGGATAGTTTGGTGCGGCGACATTGGGATATGGAGCTGTGCATCGAAACCCTGACACCGATCGCACCGATTCAACAAAGGTTGCAACGCTGGAATGACCTGACTGGCAAGTCCATTGACCTTTTTGTTGGTGACATCACCAATTACGAGTTTCTCAGTAAAGCCCTGCACCAGTTCGAGCCAGAAGCGATCGTGCACTTCGGCGAACAGCGTTCTGCTCCTTTTTCCATGATCGATCGGGGGCATGCGGTACTGACCCAGGTGAATAACGTGGTGGGTACCCTGAATCTCCTCTATGCGATGAAAGAGGATTTCCCCAATTGTCATCTGGTCAAGTTAGGGACAATGGGCGAGTATGGCACCCCTAACATTGACATTGAGGAAGGGTATATCACGATCGAGCACAATGGCCGCAAGGACACCCTGCCCTATCCGAAACAACCGGGTAGCATGTACCACCTGAGCAAGGTCCATGACAGCCACAACATTCACTTTGCCTGTCGCATCTGGGGTCTGCGGGCCACAGACCTGAACCAGGGGGTGGTCTATGGGGTGCTGACGGAAGAGACGGGCATGGATGAGCTGCTAATCAACCGGCTGGACTATGACGGTATTTTTGGAACGGCCCTGAACCGCTTCTGTATCCAGGCGGCGATCGGTCATCCCCTGACGGTTTATGGTAAAGGAGGCCAGACCCGTGGTTTCCTAGATATCCGAGACACTGTCCGCTGTATTGAGCTGGCCATCATGAATCCGGCTGAACCAGGAGAGTTCCGGGTATTTAACCAATTTACCGAGCAGTTCAGTGTCGGTGACCTGGCGTTGATGGTTCAGAAAGCAGGGACGACCCTGGGTCTGAAGGTGGATGTGAATCATCTGGCCAACCCCCGGGTGGAGAAGGAAGAACATTACTTTAATGCCAAGAACACCAACCTGCTGGATCTGGGCTTAGAACCCCACTTCCTGTCAGAAGCCCTGCTCGATTCCCTGCTCAACTTTGCAGTCAAGTACAAAGATCGCGTAGATCACAAAGAAATTCTGCCCAAAGTTACCTGGAAGTAG
- a CDS encoding glycosyltransferase family 1 protein — MRIALFTETFLPKVDGIVTRLRHTVEHLQRFGDQVLVVSPDGGLTEYKGARIYGVTGFPLPLYPELKLALPRPAIGEALEQFRPDIIHVVNPAVLGLAGLFYGKTMNIPLIASYHTHLPQYLQHYGLGMLEGLLWNLLKTAHNQAELNLCTSTAMMQELSSHGIERVDLWQRGVDTETFHPSLASADMRTHLSQGHPESPLLLYVGRLSAEKEIDRIKPVMAAIPGARLALVGDGPYRQELEKHFADTPTHFVGYLTGKELGSAFASADAFVFPSRTETLGLVLLEAMAAGCPVVAARSGGIPDIVQDGVNGYLFDPADDEGAIAATQRLLSQQEERETLRQNARLEAERWGWAAATRQLRNYYGAVLARQSMPSAA, encoded by the coding sequence ATGCGAATTGCGCTCTTTACCGAAACCTTCCTGCCTAAGGTTGATGGCATTGTGACACGACTGCGTCACACCGTTGAGCACCTGCAACGGTTTGGCGATCAGGTGCTGGTGGTTTCGCCGGATGGGGGTCTGACCGAATATAAGGGAGCCCGTATCTACGGGGTGACCGGTTTTCCGCTGCCCCTCTATCCAGAACTGAAGCTAGCCCTCCCTCGTCCTGCGATCGGCGAGGCCCTAGAGCAGTTCCGCCCTGATATTATCCATGTGGTCAATCCAGCCGTTTTGGGATTGGCGGGTCTGTTCTATGGCAAGACCATGAACATTCCTCTGATTGCTTCTTACCACACCCACCTGCCCCAATACCTGCAACATTATGGTCTGGGGATGCTGGAAGGGTTGCTCTGGAATCTGCTGAAAACGGCTCATAATCAGGCAGAGTTAAACCTCTGTACCTCCACGGCAATGATGCAGGAGCTCTCCTCCCATGGGATTGAGCGGGTAGACCTGTGGCAGCGGGGTGTGGATACAGAAACCTTCCATCCCAGCCTGGCTTCTGCAGACATGCGGACCCATCTGAGCCAGGGCCATCCGGAAAGTCCATTGCTGCTGTATGTGGGTCGGTTGTCGGCGGAAAAGGAAATCGATCGAATCAAGCCAGTGATGGCAGCAATCCCAGGGGCGAGACTGGCCCTTGTAGGGGATGGCCCGTATCGCCAGGAGCTGGAAAAACATTTTGCTGATACCCCGACCCACTTTGTCGGTTACCTGACCGGCAAAGAATTGGGCTCTGCCTTTGCCTCAGCGGATGCCTTTGTTTTCCCCTCCCGCACAGAAACCCTGGGTCTGGTATTGCTGGAGGCCATGGCTGCTGGATGTCCGGTGGTCGCTGCTCGCTCGGGCGGTATCCCTGACATTGTGCAGGATGGGGTGAATGGCTATCTTTTTGATCCAGCGGATGACGAAGGAGCGATCGCGGCCACCCAACGTCTGCTCAGCCAGCAGGAGGAACGGGAAACCCTGCGTCAGAATGCCCGTCTTGAAGCGGAGCGCTGGGGTTGGGCAGCCGCTACCCGGCAACTTCGTAATTACTATGGAGCAGTTCTGGCTCGTCAATCCATGCCGTCTGCAGCTTAG
- a CDS encoding adenylate/guanylate cyclase domain-containing protein, whose protein sequence is MTTPPPRLPHEDHDDSPAIPVDAVIDNPGSRSTDTLRNVAANGHQAPDEVVEAIPVNMVVEKGAVAVDAVLSDPRQPTPQVEENQNGAASSALVTTKGNFSSFLAPLNQQTFRQVVTDVEEKLKVVNQTLSMLDMQGFEVILEEMLSSITFKTAELLNADRATIFLLDEEKNELYSIVAQGAGGAPLEIRFPADMGIAGEVATSKQRVNIPFDFYKDPRSAFAQQKDKETGYRTYTMLALPLLNEQDELVAVVQLINKLKPNSGPAIPLADRIDLSGFTVEDEAVFRDFAPSIRLILESSRSFYIATQKQRAASALIAATQSLSKSSLNLDDTLRRVMDEAKKLMNADRSTLWLIDRDKNEIWTKLPMKDGSLKELRLPIGVGFAGQVAASGEVLLIPFDLYKHPGSETAQKTDQNSGYRTCSLLCMPVYNADGDLIGVTQLVNKIKQGDHPPYDPAHWPEAPECWKASFNRTDQEFMETFNIQAGVALQNAKLFEQVKQQEQMQRDILRSLTNGVISTDRNGMIIAANESAGYLLGFESQDALEGRSIRDLVQLEKGDFSKWLSAALEAKDDKSRQQYYPDQTLKPLQREEQHSVNLSINTIADAKDSQRVSGVLVVMDDISDEKRLKSTMYRYMTQELAEQLLENPDAARMGGDRKEVSVLFSDIRSYTTITESMAAEEVVEMLNKYFESMVDAVFQYKGTLDKYIGDAIMAVFGSPLPLDDHEWMAVQTAIEMRRRLADFNAERAKQNQKTIRIGIGINSDSVISGNIGSSKRMEFTAIGDGVNLGSRLEGASKIYGTDIVISETTYRPCADRVWARELDYIKVKGKNQAVKIYELVGLRSEPLPEQKQEAIAHYHEGRKHYLNRDFDLAIAEFAKARKMDPADLAASLHITRCNQWMTNPPPDHWDGSDELTQK, encoded by the coding sequence ATGACTACCCCACCACCGCGTCTGCCTCACGAGGACCATGATGACTCTCCAGCGATCCCCGTTGATGCTGTGATTGATAATCCTGGAAGCCGTTCCACCGATACGTTGCGGAACGTAGCTGCTAATGGTCATCAAGCCCCAGATGAGGTAGTGGAAGCTATTCCCGTCAATATGGTGGTTGAAAAGGGAGCCGTTGCCGTCGATGCGGTCTTGTCCGATCCCCGCCAGCCGACTCCGCAGGTCGAAGAGAACCAGAACGGAGCAGCCAGCAGTGCACTGGTCACCACAAAGGGTAACTTCTCCTCTTTTCTGGCCCCCTTGAATCAGCAGACCTTCCGTCAGGTTGTGACGGATGTGGAAGAAAAGCTGAAGGTTGTGAATCAAACCCTGTCCATGCTGGATATGCAGGGCTTTGAAGTGATTCTGGAGGAGATGCTGAGCTCCATCACCTTCAAAACAGCGGAGCTACTCAATGCCGATCGGGCAACGATCTTTCTCCTGGATGAGGAGAAGAATGAACTGTACTCGATCGTGGCTCAGGGAGCTGGAGGAGCCCCTCTCGAAATTCGGTTTCCGGCAGATATGGGGATTGCTGGAGAAGTCGCCACATCCAAGCAGCGGGTCAACATTCCCTTCGACTTCTACAAAGATCCCCGTTCTGCTTTTGCTCAGCAAAAGGATAAAGAGACCGGATACCGCACCTACACGATGTTGGCCCTGCCACTGCTGAATGAGCAGGATGAGCTGGTAGCGGTGGTACAACTGATTAACAAGCTGAAGCCTAACTCTGGACCTGCGATTCCCCTGGCCGATCGAATTGATCTGAGTGGGTTCACGGTGGAAGATGAAGCGGTCTTCCGGGATTTTGCTCCCTCCATTCGCTTAATTCTGGAGTCTTCGCGCTCCTTTTATATCGCCACCCAGAAACAGCGGGCGGCCAGCGCCCTGATTGCAGCGACCCAGTCCCTCAGTAAAAGTAGCCTGAACCTGGATGATACCCTCCGGCGGGTGATGGATGAGGCCAAAAAGCTGATGAACGCCGATCGCAGTACCCTCTGGCTGATCGATCGGGATAAAAATGAAATCTGGACCAAACTCCCGATGAAGGATGGTTCTTTGAAAGAACTGCGATTGCCGATCGGGGTTGGGTTTGCCGGACAGGTGGCTGCCTCCGGTGAGGTGCTGCTGATTCCTTTTGACCTGTATAAGCATCCTGGTTCAGAGACGGCGCAAAAAACCGATCAGAATAGTGGGTACCGCACCTGCAGTTTGCTTTGTATGCCGGTGTACAACGCCGATGGGGATTTGATTGGGGTCACCCAACTGGTGAACAAGATTAAGCAGGGCGATCATCCGCCCTACGATCCGGCCCATTGGCCTGAGGCTCCAGAGTGCTGGAAGGCCAGCTTCAACCGAACTGACCAGGAATTCATGGAGACCTTCAACATTCAGGCCGGGGTGGCGCTTCAGAATGCCAAGTTGTTCGAACAGGTGAAGCAGCAAGAACAAATGCAGCGAGATATTCTCCGATCGCTGACGAATGGTGTGATTTCGACCGATCGTAATGGCATGATCATTGCGGCGAATGAGAGCGCTGGCTATCTGTTGGGGTTTGAGTCCCAGGATGCTCTGGAAGGGCGATCGATTCGGGATCTGGTCCAGTTGGAAAAGGGGGACTTTTCCAAGTGGCTATCTGCTGCCCTGGAAGCCAAGGATGATAAGAGTCGGCAGCAGTACTATCCAGATCAGACCCTGAAACCGCTCCAGCGAGAGGAGCAACATAGCGTCAACCTGTCGATCAATACGATCGCCGATGCCAAGGATTCCCAGCGGGTGTCCGGGGTATTGGTGGTCATGGATGACATCAGCGACGAGAAGCGACTGAAAAGCACCATGTATCGCTACATGACCCAGGAACTAGCCGAACAGTTGCTGGAGAACCCGGATGCAGCCCGCATGGGCGGGGATCGCAAGGAAGTTAGTGTGCTGTTCTCAGATATTCGCAGCTATACCACCATTACGGAAAGCATGGCTGCCGAAGAAGTGGTGGAAATGCTGAATAAGTATTTTGAGTCGATGGTGGATGCGGTGTTCCAGTACAAGGGCACCTTGGATAAGTACATCGGTGATGCCATCATGGCGGTTTTTGGGTCGCCCCTGCCCCTGGATGATCATGAGTGGATGGCGGTGCAAACCGCGATCGAGATGCGCCGTCGTCTGGCTGATTTTAATGCTGAACGGGCCAAACAAAACCAGAAAACCATCCGAATTGGCATTGGGATCAATTCAGACAGCGTCATTAGCGGCAATATTGGGTCTAGTAAGCGGATGGAATTTACCGCGATCGGGGATGGGGTCAACCTGGGATCACGCCTGGAGGGAGCCAGCAAGATTTACGGTACGGATATTGTAATCAGCGAGACGACCTATCGTCCCTGCGCCGATCGGGTCTGGGCCAGAGAACTTGATTACATCAAAGTGAAGGGGAAAAACCAGGCCGTCAAAATCTATGAACTGGTTGGTTTGAGGAGCGAACCTCTTCCAGAACAAAAACAGGAGGCGATCGCCCACTACCACGAGGGACGCAAGCATTATTTGAACCGGGATTTTGACCTGGCGATCGCTGAATTTGCCAAAGCCAGGAAAATGGATCCTGCGGATCTGGCGGCCTCCCTCCACATCACCCGCTGCAACCAGTGGATGACGAACCCTCCCCCAGATCATTGGGATGGATCCGATGAACTGACCCAGAAGTAG
- a CDS encoding DUF2993 domain-containing protein: protein MLGGLTGLTNPPGTDFGERMLNNVAGQCIRHLFTQSESVEVLVRCFPSSKLLQGSIDNFKMTGRGLVIRKDFYVAEMSFETDAVSIDFSSVLSGKIRLRQPTQAVAQVTLSEAGINRAFKAELVSQRMKQITMPALTDLSGGDPVSFSDVALKLLPQNRVHIFAKADLPNGRVPISLTATLAVERRRRILFQSAQFEPELVPESLRGVSGVLTTAFSQILNDMVDLDRFDLDGVTLRLNRLETQGDQLLFSGYAQIEHFPGSG from the coding sequence ATGTTAGGCGGTTTGACTGGTTTGACTAATCCCCCCGGCACAGACTTTGGCGAACGCATGCTCAACAATGTGGCCGGACAGTGCATCCGACATTTGTTCACCCAGAGTGAATCGGTTGAGGTCCTGGTGCGTTGTTTTCCCTCCAGTAAACTCTTGCAGGGAAGTATTGACAACTTCAAGATGACTGGACGCGGTCTGGTCATCCGCAAAGATTTCTATGTGGCGGAAATGTCCTTCGAGACCGATGCGGTGTCGATCGACTTCAGCTCTGTCCTCAGCGGCAAAATTCGTCTCCGCCAACCCACTCAGGCAGTGGCCCAGGTCACCCTCTCCGAAGCAGGGATTAACCGGGCTTTCAAGGCTGAGCTGGTGAGCCAGCGGATGAAACAAATCACCATGCCTGCCCTGACAGATCTCTCTGGCGGCGATCCGGTTTCGTTTAGTGATGTGGCCTTGAAACTGCTGCCCCAGAACCGGGTGCACATCTTTGCGAAGGCTGACCTTCCCAATGGCAGGGTGCCCATCAGCCTGACAGCCACCCTGGCTGTAGAACGGCGGCGGCGCATCCTGTTTCAGTCAGCCCAGTTTGAACCTGAGTTGGTCCCAGAATCCTTACGAGGTGTCTCTGGGGTCTTGACAACTGCGTTCAGCCAGATTTTGAACGATATGGTGGATCTCGATCGCTTCGATCTGGATGGGGTTACTTTACGCCTCAACCGTTTGGAAACCCAGGGAGATCAGTTACTTTTCAGCGGTTATGCTCAAATTGAGCATTTTCCGGGTTCTGGTTGA
- a CDS encoding class I SAM-dependent methyltransferase — MKHDLNQQNYETWQRVARIYAGEELGEDDPNMRRFVRDQFCQRLSGIKVLEIGCGPGTDAARFAEQGLDVTATDYAQEFIAVVKARYPGLTTHVMDMTEPDLPLQSFDGIYGFGCFIHLPRSLADNTLLKLRNLLVPGGILCLQLMASAKGILDYRIENWAGDPDCSMLFTCYGREDMVERLTRAGYCDVDTIEIPPCIYDKLPRLVERGIQTYLCLARNPLLLPVTHPGHPSQEGI, encoded by the coding sequence GTGAAGCATGATCTCAATCAGCAGAATTACGAGACTTGGCAGCGGGTCGCCCGGATCTATGCCGGAGAAGAGCTTGGTGAAGACGATCCCAACATGCGAAGATTTGTTCGCGACCAGTTTTGTCAAAGGTTATCTGGCATCAAAGTCCTTGAAATTGGTTGCGGGCCTGGAACGGATGCAGCGAGATTTGCTGAGCAAGGACTTGACGTTACTGCGACAGATTATGCTCAGGAGTTCATTGCAGTGGTCAAAGCGCGTTATCCAGGGCTGACTACTCATGTGATGGATATGACTGAGCCAGACTTACCGCTGCAGTCATTTGATGGCATTTATGGCTTTGGGTGTTTTATTCATCTCCCCCGATCGCTGGCCGACAATACCCTATTGAAACTTCGTAATTTACTCGTTCCAGGAGGGATTCTGTGTCTGCAACTCATGGCCTCAGCTAAAGGCATTCTCGACTACAGGATTGAGAACTGGGCAGGAGACCCCGATTGTTCCATGCTGTTCACTTGCTATGGGCGTGAAGACATGGTGGAGCGCCTGACCAGGGCAGGATACTGTGATGTGGACACGATCGAGATTCCACCTTGCATTTATGACAAGCTTCCTCGGCTTGTGGAAAGAGGAATTCAGACATACCTGTGTTTAGCGCGAAACCCCCTACTGCTGCCTGTAACCCACCCCGGCCACCCCTCCCAAGAGGGGATCTGA
- a CDS encoding class I SAM-dependent methyltransferase — translation MTNHQESLFQRFLTPIFRLLIDGDALERVYESVDWPSAVDRLVRPNFTYPTYYEGQNFHGIQGGYLNPRAAVFYDPITQYVLPPNEPLVRQGLISVIQGTPRRVLDLGCGTGTMTLMLKRAFPEAEVIGLDLSPYMLTVAEMKAKQANLTIQFIHGNAEHSGFPSGSCDLVTAALLFHETPTPIAQAILAEAYRLLTVGGEVAILDGNQQTLRQTEWLNHVFEEPYIEAYAKSNVDAWLRTAGFGAVQTQDHWWVHQLSHGVKGLSVHRKQSARARSTSGRSDSGWEDPNGIPAPTFGVVS, via the coding sequence ATGACAAACCATCAAGAGAGCCTGTTCCAGCGATTTTTAACCCCTATCTTTCGGTTGCTCATCGATGGAGATGCCCTGGAGCGGGTCTATGAGAGCGTAGATTGGCCCAGTGCGGTCGATCGCCTGGTTCGGCCAAACTTTACTTACCCGACCTACTATGAGGGGCAGAATTTTCATGGGATTCAGGGTGGGTATCTCAATCCCAGGGCAGCGGTTTTCTATGATCCGATAACCCAATACGTGCTGCCTCCCAATGAACCGCTGGTGCGCCAGGGGCTGATTTCAGTAATTCAAGGCACGCCTCGACGGGTTCTTGATCTGGGATGTGGAACGGGAACCATGACCCTAATGCTGAAGCGGGCTTTCCCGGAAGCCGAGGTGATCGGTCTGGATCTGTCGCCTTATATGCTGACTGTGGCGGAGATGAAGGCGAAGCAGGCGAATCTGACGATTCAATTTATCCATGGCAACGCCGAACATAGTGGTTTTCCCAGTGGCTCCTGCGATCTGGTTACGGCAGCCCTGCTATTTCATGAGACCCCCACCCCGATCGCCCAGGCCATTCTGGCCGAAGCCTACCGTCTGCTGACAGTTGGGGGTGAGGTCGCCATTTTGGATGGCAATCAACAGACATTACGCCAGACAGAGTGGCTGAATCATGTGTTTGAGGAGCCTTATATCGAAGCCTATGCTAAAAGTAATGTCGATGCCTGGTTAAGGACTGCCGGTTTTGGGGCGGTTCAAACCCAGGATCACTGGTGGGTGCATCAGCTTTCCCACGGAGTGAAGGGGTTGTCTGTTCACCGCAAGCAGTCTGCCAGAGCCCGATCGACCTCTGGACGCTCCGATTCAGGATGGGAAGACCCGAATGGGATTCCGGCCCCGACCTTTGGCGTAGTATCCTGA
- a CDS encoding HAD family phosphatase: protein MTLKAVLFDFNGVIIKDEAIHQRLIEQLLLEENLRSKPKEYKQLCLGRSDRACLTDILNKRGRCVTDSLVTELIARKTQRYRRELEAMGSLPTYPGLEDLIFNLKAAQIKLAVVSGALRSEVELVLQRMQLIHNFSVIIGGDDITVSKPEPDGYLLAIERLREQFPHLDLQAGDCLAIEDTPAGIQAAKRAGISVVGVANTYPFHMMQRQSNWAVDYLSDLELDRVKQVYARPQ from the coding sequence ATGACTCTTAAGGCAGTTTTATTTGATTTCAATGGCGTCATCATTAAGGATGAAGCGATTCATCAGCGGTTGATTGAGCAACTGCTGCTGGAGGAAAACCTGCGATCGAAACCCAAGGAATACAAGCAACTCTGTTTAGGCCGGAGCGATCGAGCCTGTCTGACGGACATCCTGAATAAGCGGGGCCGATGTGTCACGGATTCCCTGGTTACGGAGTTGATTGCGCGTAAAACCCAACGATATCGGCGCGAACTGGAAGCGATGGGTTCCCTCCCCACCTATCCCGGCTTAGAGGATCTGATCTTCAACCTGAAAGCGGCTCAGATCAAGTTGGCTGTGGTGAGTGGCGCTTTGAGATCGGAGGTAGAACTGGTTCTACAACGGATGCAGTTGATCCACAACTTCTCCGTGATTATTGGTGGAGACGATATTACGGTCAGCAAACCAGAACCGGATGGCTACCTGCTAGCGATCGAGCGATTGAGAGAACAATTTCCGCATCTGGATTTGCAAGCTGGCGATTGTCTGGCGATCGAAGATACCCCTGCTGGCATCCAGGCTGCCAAACGAGCCGGGATTTCGGTGGTGGGGGTGGCGAATACCTATCCCTTCCACATGATGCAGCGGCAGTCGAACTGGGCTGTGGATTATCTCTCGGATCTGGAACTGGACCGGGTAAAGCAGGTCTATGCCCGCCCCCAGTAG
- a CDS encoding HNH endonuclease → MPMDRRLYPENWEAIALAIKEAAGWKCQQCGRDCRRPGESDGELIDRVWDKSPDLFETEENEEFGLHQVPKFGRFVLTVAHLNHIPQDCRPENLRALCAPCHCRYDLAAMATKRRLKQEREGQLFLAIGGDDHAQA, encoded by the coding sequence ATGCCCATGGATAGACGGCTCTACCCGGAAAACTGGGAAGCGATCGCCCTAGCGATCAAGGAAGCGGCTGGCTGGAAGTGCCAGCAGTGCGGTCGGGATTGTCGCAGACCAGGTGAGTCAGATGGAGAGCTGATTGATCGGGTTTGGGATAAGTCTCCTGACCTATTTGAGACAGAGGAAAATGAGGAATTTGGGCTACATCAGGTTCCCAAGTTTGGCCGATTTGTTCTCACCGTTGCCCACCTGAACCACATTCCCCAAGATTGCAGGCCCGAAAATCTCAGGGCATTGTGTGCTCCATGCCATTGCCGCTATGACCTGGCCGCAATGGCAACCAAACGACGGCTGAAGCAAGAGAGAGAAGGACAGTTATTTCTAGCGATCGGAGGGGATGATCATGCCCAGGCGTAA